Proteins encoded in a region of the Hyphomicrobiales bacterium genome:
- a CDS encoding glycosyltransferase, with protein MKICIAIASIGRSYLLQTVQSFEMLEYPEGASLAVIVGDDSKDKAALKLLADYQSEAFTLKVIDVASQNIAHCRNACLDACDADFIAFIDDDEEADPQWLMNLIATAQSEKADAVFGQIISSYYPQVPDWIKTADPVGRMRQRDDGPTNTGSSGNAMVRMAAVREHGLRFDPRYGRTGGEDTDFFLKLNAAGGRLFFTNDAIVRETVLPEKSTQSFFIKRALRSGQSYAAMMLQQKSAFKKIGFYLSAFLKMILGNAMALAVRPFNRSEAFIWRLKAVMNKGKLRNMINLDLPEIYV; from the coding sequence ATGAAAATATGCATTGCGATCGCAAGTATTGGGCGGTCATATCTTTTGCAAACGGTGCAATCATTCGAGATGCTTGAATATCCTGAAGGAGCATCATTGGCTGTTATTGTGGGTGATGATAGTAAGGATAAAGCAGCTCTTAAGCTTTTGGCGGATTATCAAAGTGAGGCTTTTACGCTTAAGGTCATTGATGTAGCCAGCCAAAATATTGCCCATTGTCGCAACGCTTGCTTAGATGCTTGTGATGCAGATTTTATTGCTTTCATTGATGATGATGAAGAAGCAGATCCGCAGTGGCTTATGAACTTAATCGCCACGGCTCAAAGTGAAAAAGCAGACGCTGTCTTTGGGCAGATCATTTCTTCATATTATCCCCAAGTGCCAGATTGGATTAAAACCGCGGACCCTGTAGGTCGTATGCGACAACGCGATGACGGCCCGACAAACACAGGCAGCAGTGGCAATGCGATGGTGCGTATGGCTGCTGTTCGCGAGCACGGCTTACGATTTGATCCGCGCTATGGCCGAACGGGTGGTGAAGATACAGATTTTTTCCTCAAGCTCAATGCCGCTGGCGGGCGTCTTTTCTTCACCAATGATGCGATTGTTCGTGAGACCGTTTTACCGGAAAAATCAACACAATCTTTCTTCATCAAACGCGCGCTAAGAAGTGGCCAATCTTACGCTGCTATGATGCTTCAGCAAAAAAGCGCCTTTAAAAAGATTGGCTTTTATCTAAGCGCCTTTTTGAAGATGATCCTTGGTAATGCGATGGCTCTTGCCGTGCGCCCCTTTAACCGCAGTGAAGCGTTCATATGGCGATTGAAAGCCGTTATGAACAAGGGCAAACTGCGTAATATGATCAATCTGGACTTACCTGAAATTTATGTTTGA
- a CDS encoding O-antigen ligase family protein, producing MMTTLIWDDEKKGVRWLAGYLLAVIPAFIIAYSFFIWPTLYGVKVDGDLLKDLSAASARGSGNDLLNRIYFPMLLVVTLVLIVFQGARPTAAIRHRGILLLGILIGVFFLSSIWSVQTSITIKRTLLQCFIIFSVVLACVTTSRPEKILHYIYVFFVGVLLVNVFVVLTVPAGPLGHEGIYPQKNSLGQCAGVASLFILLKVATGRGFERLFAILMLFVVLGLLVVSKSKTSIGLFFVVPVLGLIASYITFYFRIGVGVFMTVMMLSLLMIFWLGEAADLWTLGSIANAVFGDPTITSRTYIWEFSSEMINREPLFGYGFGAFWSTGVDGVAFREAPDFIKKLGQAHNGYIDIILQIGWLGFALFVVLMITAGNICGRAITSSFAFGWFAITFFIYIVLYNLLESTYFLGFEGMSVILIVNMILATRLTNQSHVARSQ from the coding sequence ATGATGACCACTTTAATATGGGATGATGAAAAAAAAGGCGTACGTTGGTTGGCTGGTTATCTGCTGGCCGTTATTCCTGCATTTATCATTGCTTATTCCTTTTTCATTTGGCCGACCCTTTATGGTGTAAAGGTTGATGGCGATCTTTTGAAAGATCTATCGGCGGCTTCGGCGCGAGGTTCCGGCAATGATTTGCTGAACAGAATCTATTTTCCCATGCTTTTGGTGGTGACACTGGTACTCATCGTCTTTCAGGGTGCACGACCAACTGCTGCTATTCGTCATCGTGGTATACTCTTACTTGGTATTTTGATTGGTGTTTTCTTTTTATCCAGCATTTGGTCTGTTCAAACTTCAATCACGATCAAAAGAACTTTGTTGCAGTGTTTTATCATTTTTTCCGTTGTACTGGCCTGTGTAACTACAAGCCGTCCTGAAAAAATTCTGCATTATATTTATGTTTTCTTTGTCGGCGTTTTGTTGGTGAATGTTTTTGTCGTGTTAACGGTTCCAGCTGGTCCTCTGGGGCATGAAGGCATATACCCGCAAAAAAACTCTCTTGGACAATGTGCTGGTGTGGCTAGTTTATTTATTTTGTTGAAGGTGGCAACGGGTCGGGGGTTTGAGCGATTATTTGCAATCCTGATGCTTTTTGTCGTCCTCGGCCTCCTTGTCGTCAGTAAGTCTAAAACCTCTATAGGTTTGTTTTTTGTCGTTCCTGTTTTGGGTTTAATAGCATCCTATATCACCTTTTATTTTCGAATTGGCGTGGGTGTTTTCATGACGGTTATGATGCTTAGCCTGCTTATGATTTTTTGGTTGGGTGAGGCGGCAGATCTTTGGACATTAGGCAGCATTGCCAATGCTGTTTTTGGCGACCCAACAATCACCTCTAGAACCTATATTTGGGAATTCTCTAGTGAGATGATTAACCGAGAGCCTTTGTTCGGTTATGGGTTTGGTGCATTTTGGTCGACAGGTGTGGATGGTGTCGCGTTTCGTGAAGCGCCTGATTTTATCAAGAAGCTAGGTCAAGCGCACAACGGATATATCGATATTATACTTCAGATCGGTTGGCTGGGATTCGCCTTGTTTGTCGTACTCATGATCACCGCCGGTAATATATGTGGTCGAGCTATTACATCCTCTTTTGCCTTCGGTTGGTTCGCCATCACCTTCTTTATCTATATCGTGTTATATAATCTCTTGGAATCGACATATTTCCTTGGCTTTGAAGGAATGAGCGTCATACTGATTGTCAATATGATACTCGCCACCAGATTAACCAATCAATCCCATGTTGCGCGCTCTCAATGA
- a CDS encoding cyclopropane-fatty-acyl-phospholipid synthase family protein — protein sequence MTKKLKAAREALEHIHQTMGLEFGFELWDGSQVPTPSAKSEQNLRIHIADPGVVSALLRRPKFDTVIDLWVTKRVDLLGGTFFDFAEKRPKGKTSKLAKQLSKLKLGKAALPFLFSSSGPKSARMMKNEGARDGSEASNKKNIQHHYDVSNDFYALFLDELMLYTCGYFTDWDNSLEQAQIDKLDMICRKLRLKPGDRMLDIGCGWGALICHAAEHYGVEAHGVTLSEEQFSKGLRRIAERGLSDRATIELKDFSKLTGKYTKISSIGMFEHVGIQNHRRYFATVNRLLEPRGLYLHHAITRPGKATDKKFNKKPAEYQALIKNIFPGGELDHIGMSLRNLESSGFEVHDVEAWREHYALTTDHWAHRLMANEKAAIEIAGEETYRMWVVYLCGVSLAFKRGSAQIFQTVASKKTKGPSGLAPTRAELYSD from the coding sequence ATGACAAAAAAACTCAAAGCAGCACGCGAAGCGCTAGAACATATCCATCAAACAATGGGACTGGAGTTTGGTTTCGAACTTTGGGATGGCAGTCAGGTTCCTACTCCGTCAGCGAAATCGGAACAAAATCTTAGGATACATATAGCTGACCCGGGTGTTGTAAGCGCGCTGCTCCGGCGACCAAAATTTGATACGGTTATCGATCTTTGGGTGACCAAGCGTGTGGACCTTTTAGGGGGCACATTTTTCGATTTTGCAGAAAAGCGCCCCAAAGGAAAAACCAGCAAACTTGCCAAGCAGTTATCTAAACTTAAACTTGGCAAAGCTGCCCTGCCTTTTCTGTTTTCATCATCAGGCCCCAAAAGTGCCCGTATGATGAAGAATGAAGGCGCGCGCGATGGCAGTGAAGCGTCAAACAAGAAAAACATTCAACACCATTATGATGTCTCGAATGATTTTTATGCGCTCTTTCTCGATGAGCTGATGCTCTATACTTGCGGTTATTTCACCGATTGGGATAATTCACTCGAACAGGCGCAAATCGATAAGCTGGATATGATTTGCCGCAAGCTGCGCCTAAAACCCGGCGATCGAATGCTGGACATTGGCTGCGGTTGGGGGGCGTTGATTTGTCATGCGGCAGAACATTACGGCGTTGAAGCTCATGGGGTGACCCTTTCTGAGGAACAGTTTTCTAAAGGGTTGAGACGGATTGCTGAGCGTGGATTGTCAGATCGTGCAACGATAGAGTTGAAAGATTTTTCAAAACTCACCGGAAAATATACCAAGATTTCGTCGATTGGCATGTTTGAACATGTTGGCATTCAAAACCACCGCAGATATTTTGCGACGGTGAATCGTTTGTTAGAGCCACGCGGTCTTTATCTGCATCATGCAATTACCCGACCGGGTAAAGCGACGGACAAAAAGTTCAATAAGAAACCTGCCGAATATCAGGCTCTGATTAAGAATATTTTTCCAGGCGGAGAACTCGACCATATTGGAATGAGTTTGCGAAACCTCGAGTCGAGTGGTTTTGAAGTGCATGACGTTGAAGCCTGGCGCGAGCATTATGCCCTCACGACCGATCATTGGGCGCACCGTTTGATGGCAAATGAGAAGGCGGCCATTGAAATCGCAGGCGAAGAAACTTATCGCATGTGGGTTGTCTATTTGTGTGGTGTATCTCTGGCGTTTAAGCGTGGCTCAGCTCAGATTTTTCAAACGGTGGCATCAAAGAAAACCAAAGGACCATCAGGCCTTGCACCAACCCGTGCCGAGCTTTATTCGGATTAG
- a CDS encoding Wzz/FepE/Etk N-terminal domain-containing protein, whose product MWQNTSNQQPRQSSGLDNSALQSNDVISDLKNTFAAVWHYKIWVIFTTILCLIAGIGFILVVDPLYRGTNQIFIDPRSKSLVENEIVPTGLGRSSIGGDLILLDSQIEIIRSDTVLRKVLEQEKIDGLAPPAQSVGLVKSLSNFLKSFSKTNRRGLDPANAADAEELQEFRKSLWVTRLSNSYIVGINVRSNDPERAARLANMIAATYIEQQSSSRSSATRDTTISLNSRVETLREQVRKAEAAVESYRAENGLIGADGRLIDDDQLRDLNNRVVAAKAQTSLARARAESLKNSSVSDVLAGSSSEALASQVVSNIRQQLADLTRRESEALAQFGERHPTLAALRTERAGINTLLSQELQRIVKAAENNLAVAQTNEQFVQSQFDELTTASTANQKALVKLRELEREAASSRSVLESFLVRAKESDEQEELSNDSTRIISAASIPTIAFFPKKRLVLGASLFAGLSLGTLIAWLRALFSAPAKTSQTSNRRSATRPREDQANPQTAYNAESEEHYVAARARQKQTPQSPRRPAAPAKPNHHFKNDGHRQASEPQQRQTQQRQTKSDYDYAPPERMASQRTSMNHEASSANKSGHAIGNQPHAPHHEAESSPNSQTKQLFSRIKKHARLKQQQPPQPSTQLYSEPSPESVNYGGQSYQEPAPINQPPMNEPQHHRQVYAQPPQEPDNYAQPPYHAPVHEWQPQHNTQAETAAPYSKQTLDQKTSSLSEAIQALLPKTANSSRLRAHHQAPMHANQQPAYPDHLVDPVNPVNDIVGHGGHVYGNNTDHNLSNLINKVEGNSRYPDTHMPRSNNHDTPPYPRSRARDLLRKLGR is encoded by the coding sequence ATGTGGCAAAACACATCCAACCAACAACCAAGACAATCCAGCGGCCTCGATAATTCAGCGCTTCAAAGCAATGATGTTATTAGCGACCTGAAGAATACTTTTGCAGCAGTCTGGCATTATAAAATCTGGGTTATTTTCACAACTATACTATGCTTAATTGCTGGTATTGGCTTTATACTAGTTGTCGATCCGCTTTATCGCGGGACCAATCAGATTTTCATTGATCCGCGATCAAAAAGCTTAGTTGAGAATGAAATCGTTCCAACTGGCCTTGGCCGCTCCAGTATTGGTGGTGACCTCATCTTGCTGGATAGCCAAATCGAGATTATCCGCTCTGATACTGTGCTTCGAAAAGTTCTTGAACAAGAAAAAATTGATGGTCTTGCGCCACCAGCCCAATCCGTTGGTCTGGTTAAATCCTTGTCCAATTTTTTGAAAAGCTTCTCAAAAACGAATAGGAGGGGACTTGATCCTGCTAATGCTGCCGATGCTGAGGAACTGCAGGAGTTTCGCAAATCACTATGGGTAACACGCCTTAGCAACTCATATATCGTGGGCATTAACGTACGTTCCAACGACCCCGAACGTGCGGCGCGATTGGCCAATATGATCGCAGCAACCTACATCGAGCAGCAATCCTCATCCCGCTCATCAGCCACACGCGACACAACTATTTCACTCAACTCTCGTGTTGAAACACTGCGCGAACAGGTGCGTAAGGCGGAGGCTGCAGTTGAATCTTATCGAGCTGAAAACGGTCTTATTGGTGCCGATGGGCGATTGATCGATGATGACCAGTTGCGCGATTTGAACAACCGTGTTGTGGCTGCAAAAGCTCAGACAAGCCTCGCACGTGCGAGAGCTGAATCTTTAAAAAACTCTTCTGTTTCGGATGTTCTGGCAGGCAGTTCTTCGGAAGCGCTGGCATCTCAAGTGGTCAGCAACATCAGACAGCAGTTAGCCGATTTAACTCGCCGTGAATCGGAAGCCTTAGCGCAATTTGGTGAACGTCACCCCACTCTCGCTGCCCTACGCACCGAACGAGCCGGAATTAATACACTGCTCAGCCAAGAGTTACAACGTATCGTCAAGGCCGCTGAAAACAACCTTGCGGTTGCTCAGACAAATGAACAATTCGTGCAAAGCCAGTTTGACGAACTCACCACCGCTTCAACCGCAAACCAAAAAGCATTAGTAAAATTGCGTGAACTCGAGCGGGAAGCAGCCTCAAGCCGATCAGTTCTTGAAAGCTTTCTTGTGAGGGCAAAAGAATCTGATGAGCAAGAAGAATTATCGAACGATAGTACGCGTATTATTTCGGCCGCCTCTATACCAACCATCGCATTTTTTCCTAAAAAACGACTGGTGTTGGGGGCCTCTCTTTTTGCTGGTTTATCATTAGGAACACTGATTGCATGGCTGCGCGCGTTATTTTCAGCACCTGCAAAGACATCACAAACCTCTAATCGACGCAGTGCAACACGTCCAAGAGAAGATCAAGCAAACCCACAAACAGCTTACAATGCTGAGTCTGAAGAGCACTATGTTGCCGCACGCGCTCGCCAAAAGCAGACTCCACAGTCGCCAAGACGCCCAGCTGCTCCAGCCAAGCCTAACCATCACTTTAAAAATGATGGTCATAGGCAAGCAAGCGAGCCGCAGCAAAGGCAAACGCAGCAAAGGCAAACAAAGTCAGATTATGACTATGCCCCTCCCGAGCGGATGGCGTCACAAAGGACCTCAATGAACCATGAGGCATCATCTGCCAACAAAAGTGGACACGCGATAGGCAATCAACCACATGCCCCACACCATGAAGCCGAAAGCAGTCCTAATTCGCAGACGAAGCAACTGTTTTCACGCATTAAGAAGCACGCACGTCTAAAACAACAGCAGCCTCCTCAACCAAGCACGCAACTTTATTCAGAACCATCACCTGAAAGCGTGAACTATGGCGGGCAGTCTTATCAAGAACCTGCGCCCATCAATCAACCGCCAATGAATGAGCCGCAACACCACCGCCAAGTTTATGCGCAACCGCCACAAGAACCTGATAATTATGCTCAGCCGCCCTATCATGCGCCCGTCCATGAATGGCAGCCACAACATAACACACAAGCTGAAACAGCCGCACCTTATAGCAAACAAACGCTTGATCAGAAGACATCTTCTTTGTCTGAAGCAATACAAGCACTTTTGCCGAAGACAGCAAATTCTTCGAGACTGAGAGCCCACCATCAGGCTCCGATGCATGCCAATCAGCAACCTGCCTATCCAGATCATCTTGTAGATCCTGTAAACCCAGTGAATGATATTGTGGGCCATGGTGGTCATGTTTATGGCAATAATACTGATCATAACCTTTCAAACCTAATCAATAAGGTAGAAGGAAATAGCCGTTATCCTGATACGCATATGCCTCGTTCGAATAATCACGATACCCCACCCTACCCGCGATCTCGTGCCCGCGACTTACTCCGCAAACTAGGTCGATAA
- a CDS encoding cellulase family glycosylhydrolase: MSYPVPKGWPRFISPQSTISDAELRALKKAGFDHIRLLIDPEIYLEETQPHRKELDDRLLKLIDRIHMADLNVIAVNFTRHTARNWKPEKIFTTKTDLNYQAFSNHVVHIAQLLNRFEKHQVRYVMVSEPQKECFLEPGAGKIDWLVFQRDLYARTRTVAPHLWLGLTGGCYSAISGLDKLTMDGFDNETFVDVHFYSPFTFTHQGATWTMPAQRYVAGLTYPSKKGTHESVKPLIDKMYAANPSDINNLNEAYERAREYLSDNIDSNTIKSYFVTLEAWRKRENISRERIAIGEFGALRPSSVLGQSSQDSRLNWLQDTRRIMEGFGYSWSMWDYFPPFSLLNDTQARTLDIPTLKALGLNAQ, from the coding sequence ATGTCCTATCCTGTCCCTAAGGGCTGGCCGCGCTTCATCAGCCCACAATCGACCATTTCCGATGCTGAGCTACGCGCTTTAAAGAAAGCCGGTTTTGACCATATCCGTCTGCTCATTGATCCAGAAATTTATCTGGAAGAGACTCAACCACATCGCAAAGAGTTGGATGATCGACTCCTAAAGCTTATCGACCGTATTCATATGGCCGACCTCAATGTAATAGCCGTTAATTTCACACGCCATACAGCTAGAAACTGGAAGCCAGAAAAAATATTCACAACTAAGACAGACCTAAACTATCAGGCATTTTCAAATCATGTGGTGCACATAGCGCAACTGCTCAATCGCTTTGAGAAACATCAGGTCCGCTATGTGATGGTTAGTGAACCGCAAAAAGAATGTTTTCTAGAGCCAGGTGCTGGAAAGATTGATTGGCTCGTGTTTCAGCGCGACCTTTATGCCCGCACACGCACAGTTGCACCCCATTTATGGCTTGGCCTGACTGGAGGATGCTATTCTGCAATTAGCGGCTTAGACAAATTGACAATGGATGGCTTTGATAACGAAACATTTGTTGATGTTCATTTTTATTCGCCTTTCACCTTTACCCACCAAGGGGCTACTTGGACCATGCCCGCACAACGCTATGTTGCCGGCCTCACCTACCCTTCAAAAAAAGGGACGCATGAATCGGTCAAACCCTTGATCGACAAAATGTATGCAGCAAACCCGAGCGATATAAATAACTTAAATGAAGCCTATGAACGAGCGCGTGAATATTTGAGCGATAATATCGATTCAAATACAATAAAATCATATTTTGTTACACTGGAAGCATGGCGCAAACGCGAGAATATATCACGTGAGCGAATTGCGATCGGCGAGTTTGGTGCTTTGAGACCATCATCTGTCTTGGGCCAATCATCACAAGATTCACGGCTCAATTGGCTGCAAGATACCAGACGTATTATGGAGGGATTTGGTTATTCGTGGTCTATGTGGGATTATTTTCCGCCCTTTTCACTCCTTAACGATACCCAAGCACGTACACTCGACATACCAACACTCAAAGCGCTAGGGTTAAATGCACAATAA
- a CDS encoding WecB/TagA/CpsF family glycosyltransferase: MKPAVETIHFLGLRFNALSLEQTLDFFSNCKPGMPFRYLVTPNVQHVVMADKDPTQKPSLDAATLSVCDSQPIRMLARLKGHNLPLVTGSDLTLRLFDEVIQSGDELSVVCASDELKANLIATYPDIKWSIIVPPAGTVLGTHAFDECVSFIANSKARYTFVCLGAPKSEMICHIAAQQQNSTGMALCVGASLEFMTGDKKRAPKRIRGSGFEWLYRLIKEPRRLYYRYASAFFPLLILMLRELKTKTNDAHGPHFNLLLQEMNDKESHEPDTHSSPDGRLS, from the coding sequence ATGAAACCAGCTGTTGAGACAATTCATTTTTTAGGCCTGAGGTTTAATGCTTTATCGCTTGAACAAACGCTTGATTTTTTCTCGAATTGTAAGCCTGGAATGCCATTTCGCTATCTTGTCACCCCTAATGTGCAACACGTTGTTATGGCCGACAAAGACCCGACACAAAAACCTTCATTAGATGCGGCAACTCTTTCTGTTTGCGACAGCCAACCTATCCGCATGCTTGCCCGCCTAAAAGGTCATAATTTACCCCTTGTGACTGGCTCAGACCTTACTCTGCGACTTTTTGATGAGGTCATTCAATCCGGTGACGAACTTTCTGTTGTCTGTGCCAGTGATGAATTGAAAGCCAACCTAATCGCGACGTATCCTGACATTAAATGGTCTATCATCGTCCCGCCAGCGGGCACCGTTTTAGGAACGCATGCATTTGATGAATGCGTATCCTTTATTGCTAATTCAAAAGCCCGTTACACTTTTGTGTGCCTTGGTGCACCTAAATCCGAAATGATTTGTCATATAGCCGCTCAACAGCAAAATAGCACTGGTATGGCCCTTTGCGTGGGGGCATCGTTAGAGTTTATGACAGGCGACAAAAAACGCGCACCCAAAAGGATCCGCGGGTCGGGGTTTGAATGGCTTTATCGCCTCATTAAAGAGCCGCGCCGTCTTTACTACCGATACGCATCAGCTTTTTTCCCACTATTGATTTTAATGCTTCGCGAATTAAAAACAAAAACTAACGATGCGCATGGCCCGCACTTTAATCTTTTATTGCAAGAAATGAACGATAAAGAATCTCATGAGCCAGATACGCATTCTTCACCTGACGGGCGATTATCCTGA
- a CDS encoding glycosyltransferase — translation MSQIRILHLTGDYPDPVRKPTTQAIKHTIDHLPQFEHVVISLDRTPNPTKTYWKDCGTIGQAHVFAHGQWGLPFGVGLHTSFYLAAKKIWKEMNTAGFKPDIIHAHRLTFDGIAASLLARWWNVPFVLSVRGEVESKVFRFKPFYRPLLNRMIDDAGAIYYVSLWFRKDLQRFTNVNEDKERPFPNIVLNTTKIIKTIPPTRGFVSVFNFAIYKKKGLEGLLPAFKAALERAPDITLDLIGQATPQQLQIIQELIDSHGLSDSVKAIGPLPHQEVVERLPTYQALLLPSHNETFGMVYTEALFAGIPVLYSAGNGIDGFLDGIDVGVRIDPNDINAICDGIIHLNDNNQSLRLSISDNGSELYARFNPSFHLERYEADIRRLVSQ, via the coding sequence ATGAGCCAGATACGCATTCTTCACCTGACGGGCGATTATCCTGATCCTGTACGTAAACCAACCACACAGGCAATCAAACATACCATAGATCACCTGCCTCAATTTGAGCACGTGGTGATTTCGCTTGACCGAACCCCAAATCCAACCAAAACCTATTGGAAGGACTGCGGTACAATCGGCCAAGCACATGTATTTGCCCATGGCCAATGGGGTTTGCCATTCGGCGTTGGCCTTCATACTTCTTTTTATCTTGCCGCAAAAAAGATTTGGAAAGAAATGAATACGGCTGGTTTTAAACCAGACATCATTCATGCTCACCGCCTCACCTTCGACGGTATAGCGGCATCACTGTTGGCGCGTTGGTGGAATGTGCCGTTTGTTCTTTCGGTGCGCGGTGAAGTTGAAAGCAAAGTCTTTCGGTTTAAGCCATTTTATCGCCCTTTGCTAAATCGCATGATCGATGATGCAGGAGCAATCTACTATGTCTCTTTATGGTTTCGCAAAGACCTGCAGCGCTTCACAAACGTCAACGAGGACAAAGAGCGGCCCTTCCCCAACATTGTTTTAAACACGACGAAAATAATAAAAACAATTCCGCCAACCAGAGGCTTCGTCTCGGTTTTTAATTTCGCCATCTATAAGAAAAAAGGGTTGGAAGGTCTTTTGCCAGCCTTTAAAGCAGCGCTTGAGCGTGCACCCGATATCACACTTGATCTAATCGGACAGGCAACACCACAGCAACTTCAGATAATACAGGAACTCATTGATAGTCATGGCCTTAGCGACAGTGTCAAAGCTATCGGTCCGTTACCGCATCAAGAAGTGGTAGAACGACTTCCAACCTACCAAGCACTTTTGTTACCAAGCCATAATGAAACCTTCGGCATGGTCTATACTGAAGCCTTATTTGCTGGCATTCCAGTGCTTTACAGCGCCGGCAACGGGATTGATGGCTTTTTGGATGGGATAGACGTTGGTGTGCGTATTGACCCCAACGACATCAACGCTATTTGTGACGGTATTATACATTTAAATGACAATAACCAGTCACTCAGGCTAAGCATTAGCGACAACGGGAGTGAACTTTATGCCCGGTTTAATCCGAGCTTCCATCTCGAGAGATATGAGGCAGATATTCGCCGACTGGTATCGCAATGA
- a CDS encoding oligosaccharide flippase family protein produces MFSITTRKKIIDVGQSFGGLLIAVIFQVISFVLLTRTLGVSSFGIFISAVAFGLALSELIGLGAGENFIRVAARNKQHSAAAFRHGLRLIFVTFFLLVLPLAPLAAWLLTSNDMIWLIAALIATEATITRTAIYCEHIYLGLQDYKLMAAARILLPALRCIAFLVVIFAFGITDMKSLIITQIAATFAAAFLMLLHLFILIPSNEDTGSLKKEKKNWLSFGIPVAIANLQRGIQFHGDKYLVTLVAGPEVGGVYAAGFRLIQMALLPIQAYARTTYSGFFAAGQAGIGSTITYAKSIARPLVYISIFSSASAFIGAYFVVLLLGEDYVSASFVVKALAPVLIFWAFQYLLTDILMGAEHVWARIWVSMAANIFALGLLATLASTYGLSGVILAVLLSTLFFVVLLALTIRWLSYRTKRDQT; encoded by the coding sequence ATGTTTTCCATCACTACTCGCAAAAAGATAATTGACGTCGGCCAGTCGTTTGGTGGACTGCTTATTGCTGTCATCTTTCAGGTAATCTCTTTTGTTCTTTTGACCAGAACACTGGGTGTCAGTTCCTTTGGTATATTCATTTCTGCGGTCGCTTTCGGCCTTGCTTTATCTGAATTAATTGGACTTGGAGCTGGTGAAAACTTTATTCGTGTTGCCGCGCGTAATAAGCAACACTCAGCTGCTGCATTTCGCCATGGGTTACGCTTGATATTCGTCACATTTTTTCTGCTTGTGCTCCCCCTTGCGCCGCTTGCTGCATGGCTTCTAACCTCAAATGATATGATTTGGTTGATTGCCGCCCTCATTGCAACAGAAGCCACCATTACGCGCACTGCGATATATTGTGAGCACATTTACCTTGGTCTGCAGGATTATAAGCTCATGGCGGCGGCGCGCATTTTGTTGCCTGCCTTGCGATGTATTGCTTTCCTCGTCGTCATTTTCGCTTTTGGCATAACAGACATGAAATCGCTGATTATAACCCAAATCGCAGCAACCTTTGCAGCGGCGTTCCTTATGCTTCTCCATCTTTTCATTCTTATCCCGAGCAATGAAGACACTGGTTCTTTGAAAAAAGAAAAGAAAAATTGGCTCAGCTTTGGGATACCGGTTGCGATTGCCAATCTTCAGCGCGGCATACAGTTTCATGGTGATAAATATCTGGTCACACTAGTCGCTGGACCAGAGGTTGGTGGTGTGTACGCCGCCGGTTTCCGCCTCATTCAAATGGCCCTTCTCCCCATTCAGGCCTATGCACGGACGACCTACAGCGGCTTTTTCGCAGCAGGTCAGGCAGGTATTGGCTCTACGATTACTTATGCAAAATCTATTGCAAGACCACTGGTCTATATATCTATTTTTTCTTCTGCATCAGCCTTTATAGGTGCTTATTTCGTTGTCTTGCTGTTGGGTGAAGACTATGTGTCGGCAAGCTTCGTTGTTAAAGCGCTTGCACCCGTTCTGATTTTTTGGGCATTCCAATATCTGCTTACTGATATTTTGATGGGTGCCGAACATGTTTGGGCAAGAATTTGGGTATCTATGGCGGCCAATATCTTTGCACTTGGATTGCTCGCCACTCTTGCAAGCACTTATGGACTGAGCGGCGTCATTTTAGCCGTGTTGCTATCAACATTATTCTTTGTGGTTTTATTGGCTTTGACGATACGCTGGCTATCGTATCGCACCAAACGCGATCAAACATAA